Proteins encoded in a region of the Stieleria neptunia genome:
- a CDS encoding sigma-70 family RNA polymerase sigma factor yields MSESLPSSRPIDVSDPAIVAQYEPYLRMLARTRMRRAYQAKIGASDMVQQAMMQAVQGFEGFRGSTEGELLAWLRQILAHHLCHLDRDLHRDKRDIRREQSMEQKLAASSMRLEGLLAGDSPTPSQNVAFGESVIQISQAIAQLPDAQADAVRLHYLEGMKLSEVAAELGKSTGAVAGLLHRGMKALRKQLGD; encoded by the coding sequence ATGTCTGAATCCCTCCCTTCCTCTCGGCCCATCGACGTGTCCGACCCCGCAATCGTCGCCCAATACGAGCCTTATCTGCGGATGCTGGCCCGGACGCGGATGCGGCGGGCCTACCAGGCCAAAATCGGTGCCTCCGACATGGTGCAGCAGGCGATGATGCAGGCCGTGCAGGGATTCGAGGGGTTTCGCGGGTCCACCGAAGGCGAATTGCTGGCCTGGCTGAGGCAGATCCTGGCGCATCACCTGTGCCACCTGGACCGGGATCTGCACCGCGACAAACGCGACATCCGCCGAGAACAATCGATGGAGCAGAAACTGGCCGCCTCGTCGATGCGGCTGGAAGGATTGCTCGCCGGCGATTCCCCGACGCCCAGCCAGAATGTCGCGTTCGGCGAGAGCGTGATTCAGATCAGCCAGGCGATTGCCCAACTTCCCGATGCCCAGGCCGATGCCGTTCGGTTGCATTACCTGGAAGGCATGAAGCTAAGCGAGGTGGCTGCCGAACTGGGGAAATCCACCGGCGCCGTCGCGGGGTTGTTGCATCGGGGCATGAAGGCGCTGCGGAAGCAACTTGGGGATTGA
- the ruvB gene encoding Holliday junction branch migration DNA helicase RuvB: MAREAVYQQSEPAVPGDLPPGDPPVVASASAEGPDDQERKLRPRRLDEMVGQRDVIERLKIAIDAATGRGEPLGHILFDGPPGLGKTTFATVIPAEMGTTVQMANGAGLSAPKDLLPYLTNVSEKSVLFIDEIHRVPKAVEEYLYTAMEDFRIDIVLGEGVNARTLNFELQPFTLIGATTRAGMLSAPLRDRFQIREHLGWYSDDQLCELVIRNAKKLAVEIDQPAAGEIARRSRRTPRLANNRLHWVRDYAQIKAKGSVTIGVARDSLDMIGIDKLGLDKQDRNYLETLIRVFGGGPSGLEAIAHTMNVSSDTLEDEVEPFLLRSELIVRTRRGRMATSKAFEHMKMPPPAV, from the coding sequence ATGGCGCGAGAAGCAGTCTACCAACAATCCGAACCGGCCGTCCCGGGTGATCTGCCTCCGGGTGATCCGCCGGTCGTCGCGTCGGCCAGTGCCGAGGGTCCGGACGATCAGGAGCGAAAGCTGCGGCCGCGCCGGCTGGACGAAATGGTCGGCCAGCGGGACGTGATCGAGCGGCTGAAGATTGCCATCGATGCCGCCACCGGGCGGGGCGAACCGCTCGGGCACATCTTGTTTGACGGCCCTCCTGGGCTTGGCAAAACGACCTTCGCCACCGTCATCCCCGCCGAAATGGGCACGACCGTGCAGATGGCCAACGGGGCCGGACTGAGTGCCCCCAAAGATCTGCTCCCCTACCTGACCAATGTCTCGGAAAAGTCGGTGCTGTTCATCGATGAAATCCACCGCGTACCCAAGGCGGTCGAAGAGTACTTGTATACGGCGATGGAGGATTTTCGGATCGACATCGTGCTTGGTGAAGGGGTCAACGCTCGAACGTTGAACTTTGAACTGCAACCCTTCACCTTGATCGGCGCGACCACCCGAGCCGGCATGCTGAGTGCGCCGCTGCGTGACCGATTCCAGATCCGCGAACACCTCGGCTGGTACAGCGACGACCAGCTTTGTGAACTGGTGATTCGAAACGCCAAAAAGCTGGCCGTCGAGATCGATCAACCGGCCGCCGGAGAGATCGCTCGGCGAAGTCGTCGGACACCGCGTTTGGCCAACAATCGACTGCACTGGGTTCGCGACTACGCCCAAATCAAAGCCAAGGGGTCCGTCACGATCGGTGTCGCCCGCGATTCGTTGGACATGATCGGGATCGACAAACTCGGTCTGGACAAACAGGACCGCAATTATCTTGAAACCTTAATCCGCGTCTTCGGCGGCGGTCCCAGCGGACTCGAAGCGATCGCCCACACGATGAACGTCAGCAGCGACACGCTGGAGGACGAAGTCGAACCTTTCTTGTTGCGCAGCGAGTTGATCGTTCGAACGCGGCGTGGAAGAATGGCGACCAGCAAGGCATTCGAGCACATGAAAATGCCGCCCCCCGCCGTCTAA
- the nth gene encoding endonuclease III, translating to MLKKERAALVQRRLDELYPETPIPLDHSDAFTLLVAVLLSAQCTDKKVNEVTPELFRVAGTPQKMAALGQEKILEIIRPLGLSKQKAKSLDGLSKILIEKHAAQVPQSFEELEALPGVGHKTASVVMAQAFGVPAFPVDTHIHRLAQRWGLSNGKSVAQTEADLKKLFPRESWNKLHLQIIFYGREFCTARGCDGTKCDLCRDLYPNRKKPVALKKA from the coding sequence ATGCTGAAAAAAGAACGTGCCGCGCTGGTCCAGCGGCGACTGGACGAACTCTACCCCGAAACGCCGATTCCGCTCGATCATTCCGATGCGTTCACGTTACTCGTCGCCGTCTTGTTGAGTGCCCAGTGCACCGACAAGAAAGTCAACGAGGTCACTCCGGAACTGTTTCGTGTCGCCGGGACGCCGCAGAAAATGGCGGCGCTGGGCCAAGAAAAGATCCTGGAAATCATTCGTCCCCTCGGACTGTCCAAACAAAAGGCGAAAAGCCTGGACGGGCTGTCCAAGATCCTGATCGAAAAACATGCAGCCCAGGTTCCGCAGTCGTTTGAGGAGCTGGAGGCGTTGCCCGGTGTCGGCCACAAGACGGCCAGTGTGGTCATGGCCCAGGCGTTCGGCGTCCCCGCGTTCCCCGTCGACACCCACATTCACCGCCTCGCCCAGCGGTGGGGCCTCTCCAACGGGAAAAGCGTGGCGCAGACCGAAGCGGATCTGAAGAAATTGTTTCCACGTGAATCGTGGAACAAGCTGCATCTGCAGATCATTTTTTACGGGCGAGAGTTCTGTACCGCGCGGGGCTGTGACGGAACGAAGTGCGACCTTTGTCGCGATCTTTACCCGAATCGAAAAAAGCCGGTCGCGCTGAAAAAGGCGTGA